The genome window TGTTGTCAGGTAAGTCTTATAAGGAAACAGTTTTATTCAAGTAGGATGACTACAGATCAGATTATGAAAGCATTAACGTCAGGCCTGCACTGCATGAATCTACACCAGCAACACTCAAATTTTAAGTTTGCAATAGTCTAATTTTTTAATGTATGTTATTTACACTTTTTCTGAATAGAGGAAGCAAAATACAAGGATGGACTGTACTCTAAATTatgtttctttgatttcttttgaTAGTTTAAATGGACAGAACAAGTCTGCTGTTGGATGCATGTGATCTGTTACATTAACCTCTACTGAACTTATTTGTAATACTGATATCTTTATTTTTGCTGTTTATTTATTGCTGCAATtgttatattcttatttttctttcctttcagcaAAAGAAAAATCAAGTTGgacaaaggggaaaaagggaaaaagaaaaaaagcaagaatgaGGCCATTCAAGTAGATAGCTAGTTCTGAGTGCCCTAAAATTTGTAATATTGTTTAAATAAATACTACAGACATATAAACATTTAGTGTGTACAATCTTTTCCCCTTTATGAAATATTCCACTAAATATTTTTTAACCATTGTCATCTTGTCAACCAAACTGATTTTGCCACTTTCTAAATAAACTAAAAAAGTGTCAGCATGTACAGTGGCCCACCTAATGTGGAAAGCCACTTAAAACCCACTTGGCCCCAGGATACAGGGCACCTCTTTGACAGACTTATTAGAACAGTGGCTCAACATCTTGCTGGCAGCGGGTTTGATCGCCGGCAACGGAgagtttatttctcttttctggcTAGATTTTATTCTCctggctgaagatgatgatgacacttcATACTTCTAAACTGTTTTCATCACTTTCTATTTTTACAATTATCGCTTCTTGAGTACttcttcactttttatttctTGGGTACCTTAGTTACATGTTATCTTTTTATATCTAgttttcctttgttcttcctgGTGCTGTTATCATACTACTGTTGtactaataatagtgataatgatgatgatggtgaaattttccatcatcatcatactgTTTGACCCCTTTGGCCCGCAGTCTCGATCCCCCTCCCGCGaagtggatggtgatggtgatgattcaGCCCTCAGTCTCTCCCCCTCCCAAGATAATGGTGATAATTCAGTCCACAGTTTCTCCCTCCCAagataatggtaatggtggtagtgatggtgatgattcaGCCCTCAGTCTCTCCCGCTCCTaatataatggtgatggtgatggtggcggtgatggcagtgacggtggtgatgattctcccgcggtctctctctctccctcccccacctctcccctctccaacgggtcacctgtacagcaagagcaagagcaaggtaaacaaacagacgacgcgGCGATGGCGGCTGTCACTGCTAAACCCATCCTGTTCCTCGATGAAAACCAGTGTAAGCATCCCTATTTCCATGCACCTCATTTATCAGTAACAGGAAAACAGGCGGCTATAGTATTCTGGAGGCCTGGGTGATCGGTTTCAGACGCGGATTTAATCTCTGGGTGAAATATGATGCTGTTTCACACGGAGAGGATTGTCACGGAAACCCACCACCCTAAAAcactggaggagaagaagggtaaTTGTGGAGAGAAACGCTTCATTTCAGGTACACAGCATCATTGTAATACAGTAACCAGCAACCACTAAAAcactggaggagaagaagggtaaTTGTGGAGAGAAACGCTTCATTTCAGGCACACAGCATCATTGTAATACAGTAACCAGCAGCCACTAAAAcactggaggagaagaagggtaaTTGTGGAGAGAAACGCTTCATTTCAGGTACACAGCATCATTGCAATACAGGGTTAATCTAGCcaacaactgcttctaatataccgaaaaaatagcatgggtactgcataggatacttcttttgcCTCACTTCAGGTAGACAGCATCATTGCAATACCTGCTTTTACCCCACAATTACCCTGGTCttcatagccctccccactaccaggtgttttaaGTTTGATCAAGTAGAGAGGAGTAATATCTGTTATTACCTATCATCACTTGTAGACGCAGTATATAtttgatgcgccggtaaaactagagaagtacaacagtatgtgagaccctggaaaggttattattctcatgggggcaatattggaggcacatagtgattctccatatttaccagAAGTAAGAATTTGGCACAAGGTTATGGCGGCCCTCGCCTGGTGAATGCCTCCACCCAAGCCTTGTCTGTCCTCACCACCATTCTGATGTTGGTGCAGGCCTGCAATTTTGGCagattatttatttacttttttattcttgAGGGGTAGGGGGAGCTAGAGAGCACTATAGGttcatgagggggggggggcagcagctAGAGAGCACTATAGGGTcaaggggggggggcgaggaaAGTGAGCATGTATGGTGGGGGAAATTTTTTGAAAAATGAACACatttaggggcattttgaggccaaTATATAAACATTGAGGTGGCTGTAGCCACCAGAAATTACAGCCCTGCAGTCATGTATTTTTCCTTGGCATGTTTTCTTACTCCACTGTACCTTCCATGCTCATAAAGGTCATTGCTAAGACTGGAGAAGTTGCTAACgccttaagctttttttttttcttttctttttgtctgaaACCACAGTTTGCCTCTGAATGAGACATTACTCAATGTAGGTAGTGTAAGAGATGACTGTTTGTGCTCAGTCATTGTAGGCATCCTGACAGCAGTGGGATGAACACTTTACAGCGGAGTCTTACCCATTTCAGTGGGTCATTTGTACTCCAACTTTAgagttttgcttctcttttttgctGTGACATTTTTAGTCTATTCTTAACAGAAGCCATTTTGACTCCCCTGCACTGGCTGCAGGTAACGGGGAAACTAATGGTAACTACGTTTCGTAAAGTGTGCTATGCAAAAATTATTGTACTGATTGGCCTGGAGCAATAATTGTCAAGAACAACCAACTAATGATGCTAATGATGAATCTGAATAAGCACTTTATTTTCTTCACAGATTCAAATTTTGAGTGGATTGGTGAGAGCCAGGATGGGTCTCTGCTGTGtcggtgggaggaggaggtgctggtgaaGGCCCCGGCGGAGGGCGGAGGGGAGGGTGGGCAACAGGGAGCCACCAGTTCCCTCGCCTTTGCTACACAAGTTGCGATTGCCTCTCCAGACCTACATTCTGCACAGGTTTGACTACTGTGGCTCTTTTGATACTATAATCAGAAAAGAAATGAGTGGAGGCAAAATACTGATATTGAATGGCTTCCTCATCTTAGATGTTAAGGAATTCTGGAATTTTATCGATGCATGAAGCCTTATTCCCATGCCTGAGTTTGTGGTGTTCTCGGCCAAATGGTTGAAGTGGAGGTAAAATCAGAAGCATGTTATGATTAGTGTCTCCCCTACTGtagaatgatgacaatgatgtgACGATTCAACAAACCTAACACTTGAACAATTAAACGATtagattataaaaatataaataatgcaaGTAGGCTACTTAAAGATATTTTCATGTTCAACATACACAATTTATCAATTAGTTTAAGGTATTACTAACAACTGCTTCTAGGAATGTACTGTGCCTAACTAACCAACCCTCATAGCCTTTTCCTCTGTATATTCACCACACTCTGGGTCAAGGTTATGCAGCAAAGGGCAACACCATCTGCTGCTCCTCTGCTCTGATAATACAGCATGCACCTCTTGTCCTCACAGGTCttatacacatttgacaaggttgtGCCTGTTGTGCAAGCCTCTGTCAATGCCTCCAGGACCCTGCTAGGTAACTTGAAGTGGCTTGTTAGAAATTGTGTTGTGTCCAGGACttctgtttggtgtgtgtgtgtgtgtgtgtgtgtgtgtctcttcatCACTTATAgcaactttttattattttgttattgaaATATTCCATACAGGAActgatatacatatatatgtctATAAATTTTCAAGTTAACAATCAAGATATTTAATGATGAGCTTGAACATAGTGTGTCATTGGTGAGAGGTCATCATTGAGTTGTCATCACTCCAGCCTTTGTGACGCGTCGCAGCGTTGGCGAGGCCAACAAGTATGCCGCTTACGTGAGTGAGATAGCACCTCAGGGCGGTGTCTTCTCCCTCAACATAGACTGCTCAAGGCAAATTATGGTGAGTCACATGGGAGGACTTCTATTGCTTGTTATTAATCATACACAGCCTTTTCAATCAGAATTATGTTTGATTTAAATGTCAAAAACTTTACATTGAAATTCTAAAAATCTGGATTTTAAATGTTTTTCTCTTACTCAGCTTTAATTAAGTTAAGTCAGTCTGTGCTCAAATTGTTCATGAAAATGTTTAAATGAATTTGACTTAATATGCAAAAATGTAGAAAATTTAAGAGGAAAGTTTTATGTAAATTGAAAGCTACTCTTATTTAAGTATGCTTATCATTCTTGTACCATTTTACAGCTTGAATTCTTGCATACAGAAGAAACAGGAAAGCCTCTTGGGGACAGCTGGATTGCCAAGCTGTTGGTCTTTGTGCACAGAGAGTGTGAGTAGCATCTTATATCCAACACACTGCCATGATTCATCACTCTGGGAGGTTAAAAGCTGATAAAGAGAGTACATATGAATAACAAAGATGTActtagagaaagaaaacaacccCTTGCGAGGACATGTAGCTTAACTATTATGTCACTTCATAAATACAAGCTCatctatttcattttattttgcagCCATTGCCATTTATTCTTTCCCGCTGAGCTTGAGGGATGAAGGCTCATGGGTGGTGGAGGACCAGCCCCTCACCGAGTCAGTGGTGCGGTCCTTTGTGTGGGCTCAGTGGGAGCCTCGCCACAATCACCTCTACTACCTGCACTATCGCCCTCCCCCGGAAGCTGGTCTCACCCTTGGCTCAGGTTAGCCTGTTGTTGCCTTGGCATCATGTCTTAGGAAGTGATTAGTATTGGTGATTTACATTTTTTGTCTTAAATTATTGAAAATAATTATACCAAGGGTATACTCactcagaggaagaggagaggagggagagagatttttCCCAGACTAAAAGTCAATTCAACTGCCTGCcacaggagaaacagaggaagatgcACTTCGGCCCCGACCAATGCTAACAGCCCTTCAGTTTCACCCGGGAAAGCCTCACGAGACTGTGGTATGTGATTATTTACTACTATTAACTTATGGTAGATTGACTTGGCCTACAGaattatggactcgctcagcatgaTTATATGGCATTGTCGATATCTTTGCAAGACAAAGACTTGGATCTTCAGGTCATTTGTGCTCCCTGTCTAACTGACTATAAGAATGAGTTTGGATGTAGTAGAATGCTCCAGTATTTAAGGAGGTACAAGTCCTGTCAGTAATATCATTCTGCATTTCATGCAGCTAAATGTTCCTCTGGAGCTATCTGGACTGGAGCACTCTCCTCTAGACCTGAGTGGGGATTACCGTGACCAAGGGCTGCTTCACTCAGTGGGGGATGCCTGGTTGGACCTGCGAGTGGTCACCTCTCCTTCAGGTGCTGTTTGCATCTGCCACCACTATATTTACAAGGTGAATTTCTGCATTGTTTTTCCCATggccacatttttttcttattaggcTAATAAGGAAGATGGTTAGGGAGCTCTTCATATTACTTCTATTTTAACTGCTACTTTTTCTGTAGTCAAGGTTAGCCGAGACGCCGGCTGACCCAGAGAGCTGTGCTGTGTACTTGGCCTACTCAGTAACCCTGCTGCACCATGGCTGTGTGCTGCACACGGTGGTTCCAGGGGTTCCTTGGGGACATGCCCACTCAGCTCTCCCCACCTACTCCCTGTTTGGAGGTATGTATCAGTCTGAAGTCTAAAtgtaagtaaaagaaaataattataaaatgtCAGGTTTCGGTAAAAGAAAATCAACATAAATATTGTAATATGAGTGAGTAAAGCTAAGAGCTTATTTAAGTGCAGTGTGTATCCAGTTGATACTTCTTCCACAGAGCACTACCTGCTGGTCATCGTGCCGGGGGTGTGTATGCACATGCTGGACATGGGTCTTGACCACATGCCCAATAATCACATTGTCACAACACCTCCTCCACAGCTGCTGCCCAACGCACATCTTTTCCAGGTGACGCTTAACAGTTAAAATCATTCAGACTTTGGAGAGTAAtgttacctcacacacacacacatacttttggAAACTAAATTAATGTTTATTGAACAACTAATGCTTTCTTTATATCTCACAGATTGTCGGAGGCAAAGTTCTCTCAGGCCGCAGCATCACCTTTGTGGATGGGGTCAACCAGATGACAGTAGAGGTGCGAGTGACCAAGGAGTCTCTCTTCTCCCTGTTCAAGAGCTCCACCATCCTGAGCACCCGCCTGGCCATCCTCCACCTGGCTGCGGTTCATGATAAGGACCATGATTTGTCCCGCAAGGTGAGACCTCGGACAAGACACTATGCAGAGCTGTCATTTTGGCAGACGGTTACATGAGCTTTTCTCCACAAGCACAAATTACAACTCTTTGTTGACCAAACATGAACCCTTCAAAATTAACAGGGAGTTCTTTGCATGATCTGAATGCAAGTTGTAATATGAGGGGAATTTTTATTTCAGGCTGTCCAAGGTTGACCATCCCTGATTTGCATGTTGATCCATATTCATTTCAGATCTAAAGATTGATTGCACATTTCTCTTAATATTTAGTGAGATAATGTGATTCTGCAATATGGAGTACCACTCTTTTGTAAGGTTTAACATTTTTCTGGTTCATGCAACATTCTCAGATGGAGTGGAGCATTGCTGAACACTCAAACTATCAGGACGCTCCTATCTTACTTCAGGAATTTTTGGTATGATCGTACCACTCGTGTAGCCACATTTTCTTTGTGCCTGTATGTCTCACAGTATTCAGTCGTTGTGTAATTTGAACCTACAGGAGCAACCCTTATTTCTTATGACACGATGTTATCCACTGTTTGGTCACTAGCAGTATTCATGGCATTTATTTACTAATGGTATTTGATAGGGAGATGCTTCCTGCTACTTTATATTTAGTAATGTAAAATGCAGGACCTCAAGTATAGCAGTATGAAGGTAACCACTTTGATCTTCGATGAGAGATTTTTGACAGACTTATTTGCTTCACTACAGTACTGCACTCTTTCCCCTTGTAGGTGTATTTACCTGGTTACATTTACCTActagttgtagtatacagggcctaaGCTACACATGTGGttctgtctccatatctatatttattcagtttttccttcagtttccatacactctgcctccaccactcctAATTCATTCCACATGTTGATACTTCTATGGGGAAAACTGTTTATCTTTGTCATTAAGATATGTTCCCTTTCTCAGTTTTTCCTTGTAATCTCTTAACTCTGTCCTCACTTCTGCATTGTATTCTTGCAGCTGATGTGGAATGTCTGTGAGGACCCTCACAACCTGGACACCCCCTCGCTGCTGCAGGAGTACCTGGTGGGGGAGACTTATGCCGCTGTCCACAAGCACATTGACTCAGATGCTTCTCACCTCCTATCCCTCCTGCCCATTACCACTGCTCCCTTCACTACT of Eriocheir sinensis breed Jianghai 21 chromosome 14, ASM2467909v1, whole genome shotgun sequence contains these proteins:
- the LOC126998642 gene encoding protein pigeon-like, with the translated sequence MAAVTAKPILFLDENQYSNFEWIGESQDGSLLCRWEEEVLVKAPAEGGGEGGQQGATSSLAFATQVAIASPDLHSAQVLYTFDKVVPVVQASVNASRTLLAFVTRRSVGEANKYAAYVSEIAPQGGVFSLNIDCSRQIMLEFLHTEETGKPLGDSWIAKLLVFVHRESIAIYSFPLSLRDEGSWVVEDQPLTESVVRSFVWAQWEPRHNHLYYLHYRPPPEAGLTLGSGETEEDALRPRPMLTALQFHPGKPHETVLNVPLELSGLEHSPLDLSGDYRDQGLLHSVGDAWLDLRVVTSPSGAVCICHHYIYKSRLAETPADPESCAVYLAYSVTLLHHGCVLHTVVPGVPWGHAHSALPTYSLFGEHYLLVIVPGVCMHMLDMGLDHMPNNHIVTTPPPQLLPNAHLFQIVGGKVLSGRSITFVDGVNQMTVEVRVTKESLFSLFKSSTILSTRLAILHLAAVHDKDHDLSRKLMWNVCEDPHNLDTPSLLQEYLVGETYAAVHKHIDSDASHLLSLLPITTAPFTTDTEYIESPVEENVRISYCLLENACIMLLSPRERVVRSLSDTWTKLWEHTTTRHHQRFSLTDVVEKLMVSLDTYKPEALSQGSTPVSPASPLVGGLTITSLGLTLAHLMFDPLPFNEAENTTSSKLEHLLSVNLRELSMYCLKHFPHESPMRVHAVASKYVCTQLQVSRRLCSILCSSQTLVPTEKSEKGFTFIEQLEDSVASRLFTLLERYHSATEAVAYPLPQGYNSFLAYLAHRCLPHSVFMQYVRRGVLQLNVDVLREIVYDLDDTPQNVEKKLEIISSVPLVRSLRTLQFWQHPMSLILRSRLHAGSILAGEGPGQPRTPTQSARINAQHLEAKGLSAFPTSDRISPYDTFLDLLTAKANLTDLDLGLLYEGTVASCEYIKPDLGSDDVSSRL